The Methylomusa anaerophila genome has a segment encoding these proteins:
- a CDS encoding type II toxin-antitoxin system Phd/YefM family antitoxin, with the protein MPRIIPIRDLKNTSEISQMCHASNEPIFITKNGYGDMVIMSMKIYEEKMFMLDVYSKLIASEEQLAEGKVLDGDASLKSIREKYNV; encoded by the coding sequence ATGCCTCGGATTATTCCAATTCGAGATTTGAAAAACACAAGTGAGATTTCTCAAATGTGTCACGCATCCAATGAACCTATTTTTATAACCAAAAATGGTTATGGTGATATGGTAATCATGAGTATGAAAATATATGAAGAAAAAATGTTCATGCTTGACGTATACAGCAAGCTCATTGCATCCGAGGAACAGTTGGCGGAAGGAAAAGTGCTGGATGGTGACGCTTCGTTAAAAAGCATAAGAGAAAAATACAATGTATAG